The following proteins come from a genomic window of Trueperaceae bacterium:
- a CDS encoding PAS domain S-box protein translates to MSPAELERRLEDLAGHGRPPLVVVIDEGVEKPLRIARTVHRRFPLSQILFLVPPELLPSFRSELLRAPMIGTNWSVLEANSGDLSGELAVAARSSRQRRQFRTNLDAINLRLASPTPAPDSSEYRKLVISDKYLATILEHAEEAIVSLDGRGRVASWNRGATGSFGYSLNEALELSVTDLVIETDRKLLTSWFEEAAGGRAVAQRETTCLRQDGSTFNAEVTMAPVRDEEGETIAVSLIARDVTARKETEEQLRNIQAELEKRVIERTEDLRYLNAELEAFTYSASHDLRAPLRGIDGFSQALLEDYRGKLDATGVKYLERIRSGAQRMGEIIDALLLLSRISTARLSRRRVDIGRLSKEILRELSESEPTRSVDVEIESGLVVRADPQLLRIALQNLLGNAWKFTREREKASIRVGRSDDETFYVSDNGAGFDMAYAEKLFTPFQRIHHPSRFEGSGIGLGTVQRVMNRHGGKVWGLGEPDAGATFYFRLPDYGAEEGTRTGAGGTADVSVEVDGPRGQE, encoded by the coding sequence CCGCTCAGCCAGATCCTCTTCCTGGTCCCACCCGAACTGCTCCCCTCGTTCCGCAGCGAACTGCTCAGGGCCCCGATGATCGGCACCAACTGGAGCGTGCTGGAGGCCAACTCCGGGGATCTCTCCGGGGAGCTTGCCGTGGCGGCCAGGTCGAGCCGCCAACGGCGCCAGTTCCGCACCAACCTCGACGCGATCAACCTGAGGCTCGCAAGCCCGACGCCTGCTCCCGACAGCAGCGAGTACCGCAAGCTCGTCATCTCCGACAAGTACCTTGCAACCATCCTCGAGCATGCCGAAGAGGCGATCGTTTCGCTTGACGGTCGGGGCCGGGTGGCAAGCTGGAACCGCGGGGCTACCGGCTCGTTCGGCTATTCGCTGAACGAGGCGCTCGAACTGAGCGTCACCGATCTCGTCATCGAGACCGACCGCAAGCTCCTGACAAGCTGGTTCGAGGAGGCTGCAGGGGGTCGGGCCGTTGCCCAGCGCGAAACGACCTGCCTGCGCCAGGACGGCTCCACCTTCAACGCCGAGGTGACCATGGCTCCGGTCAGGGACGAGGAGGGGGAGACGATCGCCGTCTCGCTGATCGCCCGCGACGTTACCGCACGAAAGGAAACCGAAGAGCAGCTGCGGAACATCCAGGCCGAGCTCGAGAAGCGCGTGATCGAACGCACCGAGGACCTCCGCTACCTCAACGCCGAACTCGAAGCGTTCACCTACAGCGCAAGTCACGATCTGCGGGCGCCGCTGCGTGGGATCGACGGCTTCAGCCAGGCGCTGCTCGAGGATTACCGGGGCAAACTGGACGCCACCGGCGTGAAGTACCTGGAGCGGATCAGGTCGGGGGCGCAACGGATGGGCGAGATCATAGATGCTCTTCTGCTCCTCTCCCGCATCTCGACCGCCAGACTGAGTCGCCGGAGGGTCGACATCGGGAGGCTCAGCAAGGAGATATTGCGGGAGCTCAGCGAGAGCGAGCCGACGCGGAGTGTCGACGTGGAGATCGAGTCCGGCCTGGTAGTACGGGCGGACCCGCAACTCCTCCGCATCGCTCTCCAGAACCTCCTAGGCAACGCCTGGAAGTTCACCCGTGAGCGCGAAAAGGCGTCGATCAGGGTCGGACGCTCGGACGACGAAACGTTCTATGTGAGCGACAACGGCGCCGGTTTCGACATGGCTTACGCGGAGAAGCTGTTCACCCCGTTCCAGCGCATCCATCACCCGAGTAGATTCGAAGGCAGTGGGATCGGGCTGGGTACGGTGCAGCGAGTGATGAACCGCCACGGCGGGAAGGTCTGGGGGCTGGGCGAACCCGATGCCGGAGCGACCTTCTACTTCCGCCTGCCTGACTACGGCGCCGAGGAGGGCACACGCACGGGCGCGGGAGGAACCGCCGATGTATCAGTTGAGGTCGACGGGCCTCGAGGCCAGGAGTGA
- a CDS encoding ABC transporter permease, with amino-acid sequence MRQPISLEAAGRVWQRNLWVYRRRWLYALLPNFFEPLFYLLGMGLGLGFYVAGGGEFGGSYLAFIAPGLVAASAMNGASFETTYNVFIKLHFAKLYDAFIATRANMEDVAFGELLWAVTRSLIYGGIFLLITLFFDTPITWRLLLALPAIALVGFCFAAIGMAFTSLIPIIDVYSYYFTLFLTPSFLFSDIFFPVADRFPPGLVAIAQVTPLYRSVQLLRGIVMGDFAGIWLDVLYLLLVGGFLSAFAIQQMRRKVVR; translated from the coding sequence ATGCGGCAACCGATCTCCCTCGAAGCGGCAGGACGGGTGTGGCAGAGGAACCTCTGGGTCTACCGGCGTCGCTGGCTGTACGCTCTTCTCCCCAACTTCTTCGAGCCGCTCTTCTACCTGCTGGGGATGGGCCTAGGGCTCGGGTTCTACGTTGCCGGCGGCGGCGAGTTCGGCGGGAGCTATCTGGCGTTCATCGCACCGGGCCTGGTGGCGGCATCGGCCATGAACGGGGCGTCGTTCGAAACCACCTACAACGTCTTCATCAAGCTCCACTTCGCCAAGCTCTACGATGCCTTCATCGCCACCCGCGCCAACATGGAGGACGTCGCTTTCGGCGAACTGCTCTGGGCGGTCACCCGCTCGCTCATCTACGGCGGGATCTTCCTCCTCATAACGCTCTTCTTCGATACGCCCATCACCTGGCGCCTGCTGCTGGCCCTGCCCGCGATCGCGCTGGTCGGCTTCTGCTTCGCGGCGATCGGGATGGCCTTCACCTCGCTCATTCCGATAATCGACGTCTACTCCTACTACTTCACCCTCTTCCTCACGCCTTCGTTCCTCTTCTCCGACATCTTCTTCCCGGTGGCCGACCGATTCCCGCCAGGACTGGTCGCCATCGCCCAGGTGACTCCGCTCTACCGTTCGGTGCAGCTACTGCGCGGCATCGTCATGGGCGACTTCGCCGGCATCTGGCTGGACGTCCTCTACCTGCTCCTGGTAGGCGGCTTCCTCTCGGCATTCGCGATCCAGCAGATGCGGCGCAAGGTCGTGCGATAG
- a CDS encoding ABC transporter ATP-binding protein, which yields MAAVVQATDLTKRYANLTAVDGISFEVERGRFYGLLGPNGAGKSTTMRMIYQVTPPSSGRLEVFGMPSGVRAREIKRRMGVVPQLDNLDEELTVEDNLRIYARFNGITGMEAERRTSELLEFAELSSRRTADVRQLSGGMKRRLTLARGLMNTPELLILDEPTTGLDPQVRLSIWEKLDALRSQGITLLMSTHYMDEAERLCDHLLIMDHGSIIAQGTPRDLIRRHLRPFVVEARVKADDWQGLTGFASRNELEIVRSGERVSIFVEDGASAVDALQRDELGAHGAFVRPSNLEDVFLKLTGRSLRE from the coding sequence ATGGCTGCAGTCGTCCAGGCAACCGATCTGACCAAGAGGTACGCCAACCTGACGGCGGTCGACGGCATCAGCTTCGAAGTGGAGAGGGGCAGGTTCTACGGTCTCCTCGGGCCGAACGGCGCGGGCAAGTCGACTACCATGCGGATGATCTACCAGGTGACGCCGCCCAGTTCCGGCAGGCTGGAGGTCTTCGGCATGCCCAGCGGCGTGCGAGCCCGGGAGATCAAGCGGCGCATGGGCGTGGTGCCGCAACTCGACAACCTCGACGAGGAGCTTACCGTAGAGGACAATCTGCGGATCTATGCTCGCTTCAACGGCATCACGGGTATGGAAGCAGAGCGAAGGACGAGTGAACTGCTCGAATTCGCCGAGCTGTCGTCCCGACGTACAGCAGACGTGAGGCAGCTGTCGGGCGGCATGAAACGACGACTCACCCTGGCGCGGGGACTGATGAACACTCCCGAGTTGCTGATCCTCGACGAGCCGACCACGGGCCTCGATCCCCAGGTCCGCCTCTCGATCTGGGAGAAGCTCGACGCGCTACGCTCCCAGGGGATTACCCTGCTGATGAGCACCCACTACATGGACGAAGCCGAGCGGTTGTGCGACCATCTGCTGATCATGGACCACGGGTCGATAATCGCCCAGGGGACGCCCAGGGACCTCATCCGCAGACACCTGCGCCCGTTCGTCGTCGAGGCTAGGGTGAAGGCCGACGACTGGCAGGGCTTGACCGGTTTCGCCAGCCGCAATGAACTCGAGATCGTCCGCTCCGGAGAGCGGGTGAGTATCTTCGTCGAGGATGGCGCCTCGGCGGTCGATGCCCTTCAGCGCGACGAACTCGGCGCCCACGGCGCCTTCGTTCGGCCCAGCAACCTGGAGGACGTCTTCCTAAAGCTGACCGGACGGAGCCTGCGGGAGTAG
- a CDS encoding patatin-like phospholipase family protein, which translates to MPYRIVAIDSGGMRGLMSVLLLERLERRVPGLLEKADLVAGTSTGGLIALGIAAGLPLARIRHLYEVEGPRIFADSPFDDLADLGRLLGAEYDESGLRSVLRGLFGEMTLSGLAKRVLLPTFDLDNGDDPRYDGPDSRRRRWKAKMLHNFPGSDSDGEVLVRDAGLRTSAAPTYFPSADGYIDGAVFAANPALCALAQTQDRRALADPPPLEEIALLSLGTGEVAQFIAGQRHDWGAVQWGRPLVDIIMSGTVEVASYQCRALLGERFHRLSPRLDRQDDLGLASHSERDIRTMRAIAQKLPLDDAVSWCERFW; encoded by the coding sequence TTGCCTTACCGGATAGTGGCGATCGACAGCGGCGGCATGCGCGGGCTGATGAGCGTGCTGCTGCTGGAACGTCTCGAGCGCAGGGTGCCGGGTCTCCTGGAAAAGGCAGATCTCGTGGCCGGCACCTCGACCGGCGGCCTCATCGCCCTGGGCATAGCAGCCGGGTTGCCGCTCGCCCGGATCCGGCACCTCTACGAGGTCGAGGGACCCCGCATCTTCGCCGACTCGCCCTTCGACGACCTCGCCGACCTCGGGCGCCTGCTCGGTGCCGAGTACGACGAGTCGGGCCTGCGGTCGGTTCTGCGCGGCCTGTTCGGTGAGATGACGTTGTCGGGCCTCGCCAAGCGCGTGCTCCTGCCTACCTTCGACCTGGACAACGGCGACGACCCCCGTTACGACGGACCCGACTCGCGGAGGCGCCGCTGGAAGGCGAAGATGCTGCACAACTTCCCGGGCAGCGACAGCGACGGTGAGGTGCTGGTTCGTGATGCCGGCCTGCGAACGAGCGCGGCCCCCACCTACTTCCCCTCGGCCGACGGCTACATCGACGGGGCCGTATTCGCGGCGAACCCGGCACTCTGCGCCCTCGCACAGACGCAGGACCGCCGCGCGTTGGCAGACCCTCCGCCGCTGGAGGAGATAGCGCTGCTGTCCCTCGGTACCGGCGAGGTCGCCCAGTTCATCGCCGGTCAGAGACACGACTGGGGCGCGGTGCAGTGGGGCCGTCCTCTCGTCGACATCATCATGAGCGGTACCGTCGAAGTGGCCAGCTACCAGTGCCGGGCGCTCCTGGGTGAGCGCTTCCACAGGTTGTCGCCCCGCCTCGACCGACAGGATGACCTGGGACTCGCCAGCCACTCGGAACGAGACATCCGCACCATGCGCGCCATAGCGCAGAAACTGCCCCTGGACGACGCGGTCTCGTGGTGCGAACGCTTCTGGTAG